CATTAGCATTCGCTGTATTTAATCTATTGAAAGCACTCTCCGGATTAATTACCGAATTACCACTTTCCCTTAATAACTCATTAAAGAACTCTCTTGTAAGCATTATGTCTTGATTGAGTGTACTAAGAGATAAAACAACTCCAAAGTCACTAGTATAAACGTCCATGTTGTTAGATATTTCACTAAAAGGAATATCTTGTTCGCCAAATTGATTATACTTCTTTCTTTCAATAAAATATTCTTTTACTACTTCCGTTGAAAGATAGTTTTGGAATGGATCATCAAATTTTTTGGTGTTTATGTACAAACTAATGTTCAGCATTTCACCGTCATTAGTTTTTGCTGTTATTATTCTCAATCCGTTTTGATATGTTGAAAGGTTATAACTAGGAGTATTTCTCTTGGATACCTTTTTTATTTTTGGAGAATCTTTTTCTTGAGATTTTTGCTGGATGGATTTTAAATCTTTCTCATCAATATGCTCAATAATAGTTTGTAAATTATGATGAGTAAAATTATTTTTACCTGCAACAAGTTCTTTCTTTTTAAAAGGTACTACGCTTATAATTACTTTTGGTTTATCAATGATATAATCGCTAACAACTCTCATTAACATATCCGGATTTATCATTCTCGTTTTTTCAAGATCCTTATTTAAAAAGCCCGGATTATTTTTATAAAGTTCATATTCAGTAAGTTTTTCAGCTTTTGCTTTTGTTAGTTCTAATGACTTAAGTTTTTGAAATTTATAATTATTCATGTATGAAAATAAATCATCATATACTTCCCATTGAAGTCTTTTTTGTATTTGCATACGTTTTTTTTCAATCGCTTCAATTTCTTCAGGTTTTAATTCCTTTTTTTCATCAACTCCGGCAAGTGGGTCAAAAGATGAAGCAATAGCCTTTACTACAACATCTTTAATCACAGAAAGGGATGTATCTCCATTAGCTTCCACCTCAATAATAAGTTCACCTGAATGCATGTATGATTTATGAACAACATTAAAGCTTTTTGCAAGTCGGGATACAAGAAGTTGCTCATAAAGAACCGATTTTCTTTCGTTTAAGGATTTAGCAAGATAATCGAAATACAGCTGGTAGTCATTATATTTTTCAACTGTCGGGTAAACAATTTTTAACACAGGATTTTCAACATCATATTCATAAGAATAGTATCTGTCTTTAAATAATGAAGATGCATCATTCATATAAATTCTGCTAATATTATGTTCAATTGCATTTGTGCTGTTTTTAGCTTTCGCAAAACCACCGAAATAATTATTTACAAGCTTAAGTACATCATCATTTTCAATATCTCCTGAAATTGTAAGAATAGCATTGTTTGGTCCGTACCAGTCTAAAAAGAATTTTTTTAAATCGTTTAATTTAATATTATTTAAGTGTTCAACTTTTCCAAATAAAGGCCATGAATAAGGATGGCTGTAAGGATATAAAGTTTCTTCTAATTTTGTAATATTTGGTCCTAATTTATTATTATTAAGACTATCAACAACAAATTGAATTAATTCTTCTTTTGTTTTAAAAAAAATTTCTTCCGAAATTGCATCTGTAAAAAATCCCATTCTATCAGATTCCATCCAAAGGATAGTTTCTAACAAACTACTTGGAGCTGTTGTAGCAAGTGTTGTTCTATCTTTTTCAAAATAAATATTACTTTCTCCTCCATAATTTCTAATGGTTTTTTCAAACTCTCCGCTTTCCACATTTTTTGAACCTTGATTAAATAAATTCGCAATAATATATGTAATGCCGGTTCGGTCTGCATAGTTGGTTGAAGAACCTATTCTGTAAGTCAAATTTACACTTACCACAGGGTCTGAGTGATCCTCGTTTATAATGAGTGTTAGTCCATTATCAAATTGATATTTTGAATAAGGAATTGATACATCCATCATTCCACCTTCTTTTTTATCAGTTGTTGATTTATCTGTTTCTATCAACTTATATTGCGAAAATGCATTGCTAATCAATAGAAATGATAAAATAAATAGTCCTAGTTTTTTCATTGTGTTTCTTTGTTTTATTACTTTTAAATTTTAAAGATGTCTTTTGTTTCAATTATTATTCCAAAATTATTTTGAGATTTTTGTCAATTAACCACTGAAAATCTTTGAGTACAATAGCCAAAATTTGTTATCATTACAATAAAATATTCTCCGTTTTTTAAATCCGAAATATTAATATTGTTCTCATAAGTTCCTGCGTTTTTATTTCCTTTTTCTATCTCCTTTACAATTTTTCCTGTTTTTTCAAAAACTGCAAATTTAACATTTGCTTTGTAATTTAAGGAATAGCGGATGATAACATTACTTTTTGCAGGATTCGGGAAGGGTTTAAAAAGTTTTATCCCACTACTAACATTTGTAATTGTTTGTATCTCAGATGTTTTTGAGATTTTTATTTTTGCAACATAAATATCAAGATCTCCATTTCCTTTTCTACCATCTGCCCAAATAGGAAATGCCATTGAGCCGGAAGCAACTACTTGATTGTATTCTCCTATTC
Above is a genomic segment from Bacteroidota bacterium containing:
- a CDS encoding insulinase family protein, whose protein sequence is MKKLGLFILSFLLISNAFSQYKLIETDKSTTDKKEGGMMDVSIPYSKYQFDNGLTLIINEDHSDPVVSVNLTYRIGSSTNYADRTGITYIIANLFNQGSKNVESGEFEKTIRNYGGESNIYFEKDRTTLATTAPSSLLETILWMESDRMGFFTDAISEEIFFKTKEELIQFVVDSLNNNKLGPNITKLEETLYPYSHPYSWPLFGKVEHLNNIKLNDLKKFFLDWYGPNNAILTISGDIENDDVLKLVNNYFGGFAKAKNSTNAIEHNISRIYMNDASSLFKDRYYSYEYDVENPVLKIVYPTVEKYNDYQLYFDYLAKSLNERKSVLYEQLLVSRLAKSFNVVHKSYMHSGELIIEVEANGDTSLSVIKDVVVKAIASSFDPLAGVDEKKELKPEEIEAIEKKRMQIQKRLQWEVYDDLFSYMNNYKFQKLKSLELTKAKAEKLTEYELYKNNPGFLNKDLEKTRMINPDMLMRVVSDYIIDKPKVIISVVPFKKKELVAGKNNFTHHNLQTIIEHIDEKDLKSIQQKSQEKDSPKIKKVSKRNTPSYNLSTYQNGLRIITAKTNDGEMLNISLYINTKKFDDPFQNYLSTEVVKEYFIERKKYNQFGEQDIPFSEISNNMDVYTSDFGVVLSLSTLNQDIMLTREFFNELLRESGNSVINPESAFNRLNTANANVSSKRILAYPQITDSCTLSREVLGGEDPLKIMTGFIAESIPALISPENSILVISGNVDEAQLMDFLENFRQWFKPNFEMPDAGYVNNPEDVEEKQNEKEVITGNPIFIVKNDNIKTPKVIIKYMDIPYQNFEEAVKGNLLNYIIGRKGDFENKANFLQGDFMRKKNKSYYLSFNSNEGNVAKSINSVISELDYFGENKIQGKIYRALKNQYLYNGFTSYEENSQKSEFVYNSIISEYPDEFFNKQRKKVKWTWKNAFRKFADANLNSENYKIIVVGNEDKLKKELTNSGFKNIVVIDNTKKTDHFNH